CGCGGCTCACCGGGTAGTAGTACTGGTGCTGATAGTACGCGCGGAAGTACTTGGTCGTTCCGATCGGCGTACCGATTTCGATGTTCGCCTGCTGGTAGTGACCACGGTTCGGGATCAGCGCGCTGTCACGCGAGTCGCGCGACCAGCCCACCGTCAGCGGATAGTTGTTGCTGACGTAACCGAACTGGTTGGCATAGTCGATGTAGCGTTGCGGCGTCGTGCCGTCGCTCGTCAGATGCAGACGCGTCTGTTCGAAGCCCAGACCGAAGAAGACCGTGTCGACTTCCGAGAACGGCACGCCGAACTTCAGGTTGCCGCCCAGCGTATTGATACGGAAATCCGAATCGCTGGTCAGCAGCAGCGGCTGATACGTACGGTAGTAGATGTCGGTAATACGGCTCACACCGTCAACCGTGAAATACGGGTCGACTTGCGTTACGGCCAACGTACGATACGTCTTACCGGTGTTCACGTTCACGGACAGCGACGTACCTGAGCCGAACACGTTGTCCTGGCTGATACCTGCCTGCAACACCACCTTGTCGGTCGAGGAGAAGCCGGCACCGACGTTGATCGTGCCCGTCGGCTTTTCTTCCACCTTCACCTGGAGGTCGACCTGATCGTTCGAACCGGCCACCGGCTCGGTCGTGACGTTCACGTCGGTGAAGTAGCCCAGACGGTTGATACGGTCCTGCGACAGCTTCAGGCGGTCGGCGTCGTACCACGAGCTCTCGAGCTGACGCAGTTCGCGGCGAATCACTTCGTCACGCGTACGCGAGTTGCCGACGATGTTGATCTTGCGCACGTACACACGACGGCCCGGATCGATCGACAGATTGAGCGCGACGGTGTGGTTGTTACGGTCGATGTTCGGTTGGGCGTTCACGTTCGCAAACGCGAAACCATAGTTGCCCAACAAATCGGAGATGGCTTTCGTGCTCGCCTGCAGTTTGGCCGCCGAGAAGGTATCGCCGGCCTTGAGTTGGATGAGCTTCTGGATGTCGTCTTGCTTACCGAGCATTTCGCCCGTCAGCTTGACGTCCGACACCTTGTAGGGCTCGCCTTCGTGAATGTTGATCGTGAGGAACATCTCGTCCTTGTCCGGCGTAATCGAGACGTCGGTGGAGTCGATGTTGAATTCCAGATAACCGCGGTTCAGATAGAACGAACGCAGCTTTTCCAGATCGCCCGTGAGCTTGTCCTTCGAGTACAGGTCGTTCTTCGAATACCACGACAGCCAGTTCGGCGTGCCCAGTTCCATCTCGGCCGTCAGGTCCGACGACGAGAAGGCCTTGTTGCCCACGAAGTTGATCTGCTGAATCGTCGCCTTCGGACCTTCCGTCACGGCGAACTGGATGCCCACGCGATTGCGCTCGAGCGGCGTGATCGTCGTCTTGACCTCGGCAGCGTAGTAACCGCGCGTAAGGTATTGACGCTTAAGTTCTTGCTCAGACTTGTCGAGCAGGTTGCGGTCGAAGGTGCGACCTTCAGTCAGGCCGACCGAGCGCAGTGCCTTCTTCAGACCGTCTTTGTCGAATTCCTTGATGCCGAGGAAGTCGATGGAAGCAATTGCGGGACGCTCGTTGACGTGCACCACCAGCACGCTGCCCTGCGCTTCAACGCTCACGTCCGAGAACAGGCCCGTGGCATAAAGGGCACGAATTGCTTCGGTGCCCTTATCATCGTTGAACTTGTCACCGGGTTTGACCGGCAGGTACGAGAAGACAGTACCGGGTTCAATACGCTGCAAGCCCTCCACTCGGATATCCTTGACCACAAACGGCTCGACGGCCCGTGCCAGGAAACTGTGTGCCGCCAGAACCGCAATCACCAGGGTCTTCGGAACAAGGTGGTATTTATTCGACAACTTGCTTCCCCAAGAAACAATTGAATCGTAAAAACTCGGATTTGCCTGCGACCGGCAGGCACGTGACGCTGTCCTAGTGCAACAACTTCGACAGGTCGTTGAAAAGTGCTACGGCAGAGAGCGCAAGGATGCAAACGATGCCCACTCGTTGCAGCGCGCCCTGCCACCGTTCGGAAACTGCCCGACCGGTAATCGCTTCGACCGCATAATATAACAGATAGCCACCGTCCAAAACCGGAATCGGCAATAGATTCAATACGCCGAGGCTAATGCTGACAAGCGCCAGAAAGGCGATGAAATAATCCAGACCGAGCCGAGCCGAACGCCCTGCGTAATCCGCAATCGTCACCGGACCGCTCAGATTCTTGAGCGATGCCTGCCCAATGATCATCTTCCCAAACATGCGCACGCTGAAGGCTGTCACATCCCACGTGCGCTGCGCCCCGCGGCCAATCGCCTCGAATAGCCCGTAGCGGACGGTCACCGAATCGACCTGACTGGCCAGCGCTGCGCCGATCTTGCCCACACGCTCGCCCCCCGTCGTTGCCGAATCGACTTCCACATTCGGCGTCAGTGTGACGTTTTGAGGGCTGCCGTCCCGGCGCACCGTCAGGGTCATCGGCTTGCCCGGGTGGGCACGAACGGCATCGACGAGCGCCTTGGCGGACGTCACCGGACTGCCATCCACCGCCGTAATCTCGTCGCCCACGCGTAACCCGGCAAGTCCGGCAGCACCGCCTGCGATGATCTGTCCTACCTTGACGCGCGCTGAGGGCACCAGGCCCAGACGCTGCATGAAGTCCTGTTCGCCATCTGCGTCGAAATGCTGCCCGGCCGCGTCCAGCGTGTATTCCGCACGGCCATCGCGCGTGCGCGCCACCAGCGTCACGCGCTGCCCTTCGATCATCGGGTCGACCAGGCGCCAGCGAAGATCTTCCCAGGAACGCACTGCCGCTTCCTCGCCGACGGCCTCATCGGGACTTCGGCCGTTTTCCCGCACCCCGGTGATCAGTTCGCCGCCGGACAACCCTGCACGGGCTGCAAGCGTGCCGGCCGCAGGCGGCGCGATTCGCGCGACAGGCTCCGCCACCCCCGCCAGATTCAGGCTCGCATAGAGGGCAATGGCAAGGAGGAAGTTGGCGACCGGACCGGCCGCCACAATGGCGAAACGCTTGTAGACAGACTTTTGATTGAACGCACGCGCCCGGTCTTCCGGGGCGACGATCTGCGTTTCGTCACGCTCGTCAAGCATGCGGACGTAACCGCCGAGCGGCAATGCGCAGACCGTCCATTCGGTGCGGTCCCGCCCCATCGTCCATTTGAGGAGCGGCGTCCCGAAGCCCACCGAGAATCGCAGAACCTTCACGCCGCAAAGCCTTGCGACCGTGTAGTGGCCCAACTCATGGAACACCACCAGAACACCAATGGCGATGGCGAACGCTAGCAACGTGGTCAGCAGATTCATGAGCGGACGAGCCCCGGGGAAATTACGACATGGGCAGCGGCGTCAGGAACGCGCTGGTGCAGGCAAACCGGCAACGATCTCCGTCGCGAGTTCGCGGGCACGATGGTCGGCTTCAAGCACGACCTCGAGCGAGGTGGCCTCACCCACGGCGACGGTGTCGAGCACGCGCTCGACCACCTGCGCAATCGCGGTGAAACGGATGCGTCCTTCTAGGAACGCCGCCACGGCCACTTCGTTGGATGCATTGAGCAAAGCACCCGCCGTACCGCCGCGATGCAGCGTGTCGAACGCCAGACGCAGACATGGGAAACGGCGCAGATCCGGCGCCTCAAAGGTCAGCTTGCCGATGTCCGCGAGATTAAGTCCGGCAACACCAGACGTCACCCGATCGGGAAACGCCAACGCGTGAGCGATCGGCGTGCGCATATCGGGGTTGCCAAGCTGCGCCAGTGTCGAGCCATCTGTGTACGTGACCATCGAGTGAATCACGCTTTGCGGATGAATCAGTACCTCGATCTTCTCCGGCGGCATATTGAACAGCCAGTGCGCCTCAATGACTTCAAGGCCCTTGTTCATCATGCTCGCCGAGTCCACCGAGATCTTGCGGCCCATCACCCAGTTCGGATGCGCGCATGCTTCGTCGGGCGTCACATTCTCGAGCGACGCCAGCTCGCGCTCACGGAACGGGCCACCCGAAGCGGTCAGCACCAGTTTCTCGACACCACGTGTCGAAATACGGTTCTCCCCGGCGACTTGCGGCAAGCATTGGAAAATGGCGTTGTGTTCGCTATCGAGCGGCAGCAACGTGGCGCCCGCGCGCTCTGCGGTCGCCATGAACAACGCACCGGAAAGCACCAGTGACTCTTTGTTCGCGAGCAGAATGCGCTTGCCTGCGCGTGCAGCAGCGAGCGTCGATTGCAGACCTGCCGCACCCACGATCGCCGCCACAACCATCGTGACCTCGCCGGCCTCGGCGATTTCGATCAGCGCTTGCGGGCCATACGTCACGTCGATCTTCAGGCCCGCCTCGGCCAGACGCGCCGACAGCGCGCGTGCGCCATCTGCATCGGCCACGACCGCCACTTGCGGACGATGAGCGACACACTGCTCAAAAAGACGATCGAGATTACGGTGCGCCGACAGCGCATAGACCGAGAAGCGATCCGGATGACGCCCCACGACATCGAGCGTGCTAACGCCAATGGAGCCAGTGGAGCCGAGAATGGAAAGACGTTGCGACATGATCAGACGAAGAGCATAGCCAGTGGGAGCACCGGGAGCAGCGCATCGATTCGATCGAGCACACCGCCATGACCGGGCAGCAGCGCGCTGGAATCCTTCACGCCGGCTTGCCGCTTGAGTTGAGATTCGAACAGATCGCCTACGACCGAGAAAGCCACCAGCACCGTCAACGCCAATGCGCCGAGTGCGAGGCCCAACGTGCTGGCGAGATGAGAAACGATGGTCGGCGCCTGCAATCCGCTGACGAGCACTGCCGCAGCAATCACGAGGACCAGCAGCCACCCGCCGATAGCACCTTCCCACGACTTTCCGGGACTGATGGACGGCGCGAGCTTGCGTTTGCCGAAAGCTCGTCCGGCGAAATAAGCGCCGGTGTCGGCGAGCCAAACGATGATGAGCACCGACAGCAGGAAGGCGACGCCACGCTCACGCGCGAGACAAAGCGCCTGCCAGGCGGCAATCAGCAATACCGGCCCAGCCACCAGCAACAGACCACGCCACGCGCCTTGCGTCGCGGGCTTACGTGCGAGGGTGTAGGGTCCGGCGAGAATCCAGAAGACAGCGGCCGGTTTGAGCCAGATCGACGACAGCGTCCAGCCCCCTGCCCAGGTCAGCCCGACACCCAACAGGGCCAGCGCGCCATAAAAAACGGCACCCGTGCCGTTCAGTCCGACCAAACGCCCCCACTCCCACCCGGCGGCAGCAACGATAACGGCCGCGAGCAGCGCGAACTGCGCCGGCGTACCGACGAAGATCACGGGCAAAAGGATGGCAAGAAGTACGACAGCGGTAATAACGCGTGTCTTGAGCATCAGGCGGATTGTCCCGAGGGGTTCTGGACTTGCGCGCTGGTACGGCCAAAGCGGCGCTCGCGCTGCTGAAACTCGGCGACCGCCCGCTTAAGCGTATTGGCGTTGAAGTCCGGCCAGAATTCTTCGGTGAAATACAGTTCAGTGTACGCCAGTTGCCAAAGCAGAAAATTACTGACGCGCTGGTCGCCGCCGGTACGGATAAAGAGATCCGGCTCCGGTGCATAAGCCATGCTCAGATAGGGCGCGAGATCGTCTTCCGAAAACGACGTATCGAGCGCTGCAGCCCCCCCCTGCGCGACACGCGCAGCGGCGAGCTTCTGAGCTGCCTGGAGAATATCCCACCGCCCGCCATAATTGGCGGCGATGGTCAAAGTGAGACCTTTGTTGTCCTGCGTACGCTCTTCCGCACGCCTGACGAGTTCCTGAATGCGCGGCTCGAACGCTTCGAGCGCACCAATGACGCGAAGACGGATGCCGTTGCTGTGCAGCTTCCCCACCTCGCGCTCGAGCGCGAGAATGAAAAGCTGCATGAGCGTCGAGACTTCATCCTGCGGACGACGCCAGTTCTCGGAACTGAACGCAAACAGGGTCAGGTACTCGACGCCAAGCTCGGCACATGCCGTCACCGCTTCACGCACGGCGTCAACACCACGCTTGTGCCCCGCAACGCGAGGCAATTTACGACTGGTAGCCCAACGCCCGTTGCCGTCCATGACGATGGCAACGTGGCGCGGAATGCTCGCTGTCTCAGGAGCAGAAAGCGTAGAGCTGAGAAAACCCATTGAGTTACGGCGCGGAGTCGGGCGCGAAAGTCTGCGGAGATTGAGCGGTAAGTGCCGTGAGCACTTAAACCGTCATGATCTCAGCGTCCTTCTGCTTCACCAACTCGTCGATTTCGGCGACGAATTTGTCGGTGAACTTCTGGACATCGTCGCCACCACGGCGCTCGTCGTCTTCAGAAATCTCCTTGTCCTTCACCATCTTCTTGAGCTGCTCGTTCGCGTCGCGGCGCAGGTTGCGCACGGCAACCTTGGCGTTTTCGCCTTCCGACTTGACCAGCTTCGTCATTTCGCGACGGCGCTCTTCGGTCAGTTGGGGCATCGGCACGCGAATCAGATCGCCCTGCGTCGCCGGGTTCAGGCCCAGATCCGACTCGCGGATGGCCTTTTCGACCTTGGGGACCATGTTCTTTTCCCACGCCTGCACACCGATCGTACGGGCGTCGACAAGGCTCACGTTGGCGACTTGAGAGATGGGCACCATCGAACCGTAATAATCGACCTGGACGTGATCGAGCAGGCCAACGTGCGCGCGGCCGGTACGAATCTTCGCCAGGTTGTTCTTGAACGACTCGATCGAGCTCTTCATCTTTTGCTCGACATTTTTCTTGACGTCAGCAACGCTCATGGCAACCTCCAAACCTAAATTGTTACGCAAACATAAATGATACGGCGTCGACGCGCCAATGCGCGTC
This window of the Pandoraea sputorum genome carries:
- a CDS encoding phosphatidate cytidylyltransferase, which gives rise to MLKTRVITAVVLLAILLPVIFVGTPAQFALLAAVIVAAAGWEWGRLVGLNGTGAVFYGALALLGVGLTWAGGWTLSSIWLKPAAVFWILAGPYTLARKPATQGAWRGLLLVAGPVLLIAAWQALCLARERGVAFLLSVLIIVWLADTGAYFAGRAFGKRKLAPSISPGKSWEGAIGGWLLVLVIAAAVLVSGLQAPTIVSHLASTLGLALGALALTVLVAFSVVGDLFESQLKRQAGVKDSSALLPGHGGVLDRIDALLPVLPLAMLFV
- the rseP gene encoding RIP metalloprotease RseP, producing the protein MNLLTTLLAFAIAIGVLVVFHELGHYTVARLCGVKVLRFSVGFGTPLLKWTMGRDRTEWTVCALPLGGYVRMLDERDETQIVAPEDRARAFNQKSVYKRFAIVAAGPVANFLLAIALYASLNLAGVAEPVARIAPPAAGTLAARAGLSGGELITGVRENGRSPDEAVGEEAAVRSWEDLRWRLVDPMIEGQRVTLVARTRDGRAEYTLDAAGQHFDADGEQDFMQRLGLVPSARVKVGQIIAGGAAGLAGLRVGDEITAVDGSPVTSAKALVDAVRAHPGKPMTLTVRRDGSPQNVTLTPNVEVDSATTGGERVGKIGAALASQVDSVTVRYGLFEAIGRGAQRTWDVTAFSVRMFGKMIIGQASLKNLSGPVTIADYAGRSARLGLDYFIAFLALVSISLGVLNLLPIPVLDGGYLLYYAVEAITGRAVSERWQGALQRVGIVCILALSAVALFNDLSKLLH
- the ispC gene encoding 1-deoxy-D-xylulose-5-phosphate reductoisomerase, with amino-acid sequence MSQRLSILGSTGSIGVSTLDVVGRHPDRFSVYALSAHRNLDRLFEQCVAHRPQVAVVADADGARALSARLAEAGLKIDVTYGPQALIEIAEAGEVTMVVAAIVGAAGLQSTLAAARAGKRILLANKESLVLSGALFMATAERAGATLLPLDSEHNAIFQCLPQVAGENRISTRGVEKLVLTASGGPFRERELASLENVTPDEACAHPNWVMGRKISVDSASMMNKGLEVIEAHWLFNMPPEKIEVLIHPQSVIHSMVTYTDGSTLAQLGNPDMRTPIAHALAFPDRVTSGVAGLNLADIGKLTFEAPDLRRFPCLRLAFDTLHRGGTAGALLNASNEVAVAAFLEGRIRFTAIAQVVERVLDTVAVGEATSLEVVLEADHRARELATEIVAGLPAPARS
- the uppS gene encoding polyprenyl diphosphate synthase — its product is MGFLSSTLSAPETASIPRHVAIVMDGNGRWATSRKLPRVAGHKRGVDAVREAVTACAELGVEYLTLFAFSSENWRRPQDEVSTLMQLFILALEREVGKLHSNGIRLRVIGALEAFEPRIQELVRRAEERTQDNKGLTLTIAANYGGRWDILQAAQKLAAARVAQGGAAALDTSFSEDDLAPYLSMAYAPEPDLFIRTGGDQRVSNFLLWQLAYTELYFTEEFWPDFNANTLKRAVAEFQQRERRFGRTSAQVQNPSGQSA
- the bamA gene encoding outer membrane protein assembly factor BamA, which encodes MSNKYHLVPKTLVIAVLAAHSFLARAVEPFVVKDIRVEGLQRIEPGTVFSYLPVKPGDKFNDDKGTEAIRALYATGLFSDVSVEAQGSVLVVHVNERPAIASIDFLGIKEFDKDGLKKALRSVGLTEGRTFDRNLLDKSEQELKRQYLTRGYYAAEVKTTITPLERNRVGIQFAVTEGPKATIQQINFVGNKAFSSSDLTAEMELGTPNWLSWYSKNDLYSKDKLTGDLEKLRSFYLNRGYLEFNIDSTDVSITPDKDEMFLTINIHEGEPYKVSDVKLTGEMLGKQDDIQKLIQLKAGDTFSAAKLQASTKAISDLLGNYGFAFANVNAQPNIDRNNHTVALNLSIDPGRRVYVRKINIVGNSRTRDEVIRRELRQLESSWYDADRLKLSQDRINRLGYFTDVNVTTEPVAGSNDQVDLQVKVEEKPTGTINVGAGFSSTDKVVLQAGISQDNVFGSGTSLSVNVNTGKTYRTLAVTQVDPYFTVDGVSRITDIYYRTYQPLLLTSDSDFRINTLGGNLKFGVPFSEVDTVFFGLGFEQTRLHLTSDGTTPQRYIDYANQFGYVSNNYPLTVGWSRDSRDSALIPNRGHYQQANIEIGTPIGTTKYFRAYYQHQYYYPVSRGFTLALNGEVGYGHGMGGQPFPIFKNYFAGGIGSVRGYEPSSLGPKDTNGEPLGGASKLIGNVELTFPLPGTGYDRTLRIFTFFDGGNVFDNGQAITFNNLRYSYGFGLSWISPIGPLKLSMGFPLVKKTGDQYQKFQFQVGTSF
- the frr gene encoding ribosome recycling factor, yielding MSVADVKKNVEQKMKSSIESFKNNLAKIRTGRAHVGLLDHVQVDYYGSMVPISQVANVSLVDARTIGVQAWEKNMVPKVEKAIRESDLGLNPATQGDLIRVPMPQLTEERRREMTKLVKSEGENAKVAVRNLRRDANEQLKKMVKDKEISEDDERRGGDDVQKFTDKFVAEIDELVKQKDAEIMTV